The sequence aagggtgtagttgggtcagaatctaacagtctgaaaccttgaatttagcctgcaagcgaacggcccaattcacttaagtttgagttcattttctaaagatattcgtgtttctcacacacttcgctccaggctcaagttgtgcgtttctggatactatttggactcgattcccaagatggttgtcaagcccagtaaggtggtcataaccttatagtttcgcggttatcggactttcgacgcacgatcCATGTctaatacgaagtttcaatgcgctcccaagagcaactgagttttgagactgatcctaggtttttaagaaatgttaagttagtgattctaatagttttgggtcttgcaattcatatagaaagtggttcgggCTAATTCTccgatttatttagtttagtacttaattaattttcgtctaagtACTaaataatttgatccttagtgatttctgcctgaggtgatactcaggtctttgtacggattttttcgagacgttaaaatctaccccctttaaagaaaaattttatcctcgaaattagtacttttcatactcctcgagaatttgagggtaTTTCTTGCGGAccttggcttttttttttccaagtagCATCTTCCTCAGTGTagtgtgtccacagtaccttcacaagtaggataactttactgcacaacacatgttccttcctgtctagaatatgtgtcggtcgcagtacataggtagcatcctcacttaactatacctgctcccacttaataatttgggaaggatcgggaatgtatttcttcagcatcgatatgtgaaaccacgttgtgcatgcctgtgagtggtgtgggcaaagcgagaCGGTATGCCaacacacccactcggtctaataTCTGGAACGACCCAATAAATTAtggcgtgagtttccccttcttgccaaattaGAGGACTCctttcatgggggaaaccttaagaaacatatGATCCCCAACTTTAAACTCTAGCAGTCTCCATctggtatcggcgtaactcttctgtctgctctgtgcaaCAAGAAGTCGAcacttgataatgtcgatcttctctaaggtcgcctaTACTAAATATGGgcaaatcaaactcttctcaccaacttccgcccagcaatgcggtgctcgacatggacgcccatacagtacTTCATAGGGAGCTATGCCAATACTTGCTTGaaagctattattataagcgaactcagcataggcaagacagtcatcccaactgtctttgaagtcAAGCACACATGCTCACAACATGCCttttaacacctgatttacccattctGTCTTTTCGTCAGtatgtgggtggaacacggtactgaactttagtttcaccccctttgcttcctggatacgagccCATAAGCGTAACATCCCATCCAACCAGaatagtgtcctgaggcgtccatgtAGGATTTGTCGTAGGACCCTTCACTTAAACTACTCGTGGTGGGGTACCACAAgtaaattaacctaggattagtcATTTACACTTAacagcagcccgtgcgggccaCACAGCgaccaaggaaggtcagaaaaaattaaaaatttagggaaccatatatctcactgggcttgtggtccatcgcggaccacggactcagtggacacccagaaataaCTATCCACGCCGTTCCAGCGGCATTTGTGGCACTTGCAAAATGCAACCCACCCGAGGCCAGAATTGAAATCTAGCGCTTGTAAATAAATTAGAGATTCCAAGCTTTtcagccatcggatctcttctacatttacgatgaaggtctaatgtatttttctacgcccgtccacagaATCTGgaacccgatcgtggaacggtaaCCGTTGATCAACAattggacccgtacgaccaaactccATATTTGATCATTCCTAAAATttgtatggcccttcatcgggccgtggggcacctatcctataagtttcattgctagagggccaccagaatTGCCCCAACAACCggaatgggccccacagggccaCTTAAAGGTCGGAACCGTATGATCAAGCCCCATCTCCGTTCACCTGTTTGTTTCCAAAATTTgcatggcccctcattgggccatgagacacctacacactAAATTTGGCATCCAAGGGGGTGTTAGGGCCACCCCAAAACTAATAGGGAGTCATAGAGGGCTATTGTGGGCATTTGAGGAAACTTGAGGCCAAAGGGCCTAAGTCTATGAAATAATTAAGTcctagctctctcataactccctcctttactacaaccaccaaagagagagaagggagagcaagagagtaaggagagaagaaagagagggtgaAGAAGAGTGTGGgtgaccttagatcgaggtggggcccaaggaaaccaatcttgcaactctctacccttCTCCAAGAAAACCCTACACCTCAACCGCAAGAATCATTTTCGTTGATCGTTTAGGTAAATCCCtcatccctttttcttgaaacccttgtctTAAGAAGGGAttggcatggatttctaacatgtaagtgcttgctttagggattctggCCGGTCGACCCCAAGGtcctcattcctaggtcattttcgagatctcaatgatccataggtgcggactattatccttaggtcgtctagcaccaattatactatgagtttaatgattttgattgcttgaatgatgTATTTCGAAAATCTAGAGAAATCCTAGGATTTGGATGTTTGTTTGGGGATTGTATGGGATTGTATGTCTTGTttagttctcatatgatgttgttcgtgcttctcacatgattaggttacaatggatgattacatgctcatgtcttgtttgattttctcatatggtgTTGCTTTGTAACATGTATGATTCGTTAACTCTTGTGCATTTGATCTATGAGAcataggaagtgcttaacttcctcactaactcgcacaacacacatgcacctttgtCCATGATAATGTTAGCTCTACTCGTTAAaagatttgaattgtatgttgagaagtATGAAAACATGATAtggtttatgctagttgatacattgatagttggcatgttatggatcaccatCAAAACCCTTGAGTTGGTCAGGAATATAAGAAGAATGAAGGTGGTCctattggtaggactatcctgaggctaaacccatagATTTGGGCGGGTTTGTGAAGGtgatagtagttagactacatgagtcgcccgtacccgatgtcgtctgtcacgtacTTGCTTAGACTTGTGCGGTCTAATCTACTGACTGACCAACATTGttcgttaaccctgtttgctcacctaTGTATGAAACCTGTAACACCCTATAACTGTGGTAGCTCATTGATAACCAATTAAAGCCGATTCAccgactcatgagccagacatgataGAATGGGACATTGcagccgagctgtcggcctacgctagggtgacgcacctccccatagtgaccgtaaGTGACCCctttcttagcactccccatgtacttgaagtcggggatgaagaacccaacgggatcaaggatcgcggtgccctagcctcgcacgttgaggggccttggcgtCGCAACCacttgagggcattgatacgtggggtgtattagTTTccctaacctgctggatgaataaaattaataaagaactcagctaacattatcatcgcatcgcactagctaggttggtgactcggcagttgaggttgcaatgagggagtgttgttcaAGCAcaatcgttagacggagtcgcttgagagagtgttgtggcgaggggaTGCATCACATCAtctatcatacatatgcattaataagattagtcaggtgtttatgaatgattgcctttcattaagttcataatataattgatgcctgttacaacttaagacaaATAGccctcactgagttgatcactcactcccactctgggacggtattttaaaacaccaaccagactctctcaTAGACACAGGTGATGCGGAGATGAGGAGCCTGACGGGGCAAGTCTCgatgaggaggatgagctatcctacttccagttgatgcgCGGTTCTCCATCGGCTTAAGAGACTGGATCTTAGATCGTTAAGTCGTGGGCTCAACACACTATTCTTTCGGACATAtgattctttttgtgattttgttgggcaacgccttgtgcgacccatttatattcttttggacctatatatattgatctcttttattttagtagacttgtgtggttgtgcttcatgtttcagaAAATTTCACGTTGTGCATTTAAACTTGATTAAACGCACTTTAATAAGAAAAataggttataagtgatacccgggaactctGGAGTCGAGTGTatacacgacccccaattttcacggtgttataagttggtatcagagaaatgGTTTGGAATTTATTGGGTCataggtcatgaactcactaacgcatcCGCTGACTTAGGAAGGGATGCAATAGCTATACCGAAACGATAGGAGCCATCCGGACCCTAAATCGATGAACCTTAGAGGGAAGGTGGGACCTCCAAGGAGTTAGGATTGGAAAGCAAGAGAGAGTATGGACGTTAGGGAATAGGTCCGAGAGTCTTACAGTTCATCAGCTCATTGGTAGGAACGAGCCAGAGACTGAATGATTAGATGGTCGGAGCCATCGTCCAAGTCTAAAGGGACAAATATTGGGTGAACATAATAGTTCTGACCCCCTTCGGGGATGATTACGTAGGGGCAAATGAAATTTTATGAGAAATAGAAGGAatgtaaaaaaatcaaattttgaccTCTAACCAGGAGGAATCTCATGAAAACCCTAAGCCCATTGCGTAGATCAGTctcttctaccctaaaatcatatatggtacttcCTCGAGGGCCTTACCGGCGCCCGGGAAACCGTAAAACAAGACGGCCTATTTGGAGAAAAACGGCTGGCTGGCGTGGCCAAGCCCGGCCACAACGTCTGACCATGCCTGAGTGGGCGCTACCGTCACCCAGATGTCCAGGGAGTTGGTGTGGCCACACCCAACCGGCGCTGCCCACGTTCGGACCTCCAGCGTGCCGGTGTGCCCACGCCCACCTTTCCAGTGCTTCGGCGTCGCCACACCTGGACCCAATTCGTGCACCCTCTCCCCATTGCAACatacacacatgtggggccccttTCTCTTGCATTTTAAGCACATAAATCCCTCATTTATTCCCCTACCTCACACTCCACTACTTTCAAACCCTTGGGAAGCCTCTCCCTTCCCAAAATCTCAAACCCATCATCATCTCCTTCACATAACCCATCTCCTCTTCCTCATTCCCAAATCATCTTCTCAAAACCCTTCTTAACCATTTCTTCAAACCCATTCTCACTACCTCCATCTCCAACAAACCCACCTCAAACCCCATCTCTAAAACCCATCTCCAATAAACCTACCTCAAACCCCATCTCTAAAACCCATCTCCAACAAACCTACCTCAAATcccatctcaaaaaaaaaaaaaaaaaaaaaaccatctccAACAAACCCACCTCAAACcccatctcaaaaaaaaaaccatctccAACAAACCCATTTCAAAAACCCACCTCCAacaaacccatctcaaaacccttctTAGTCATTTCTTAAACCCATCCAAAACCCCTTTCCAAATCCCACATAAACTCATTCCCTATTACCTCAACTCCTTTCTCCAAccccatggggaagaagagaccgaCTCCCACCGAGCCGGGACCGAGCCAAGAAAGGCGAAGTAAGCAAAAGGTCGATCTAAAGGGGAAGGCGGTCGCGAAAGTCCAATCCAAGCGCTGAAACGATTCTAAAGAAGGATCGAAGCCCCAGCCTCCCAACCACCTATTGAAGATATGGGGAACTTCCGAGTGCGTAGCGTCACCTTCGAAGCCTCAGTGGAGGAGCACTTGTTCGATAGGTACGCCCTAATCGGTTGGCTTATGAAAAAGGAATGGGGTCCAATCTTCTACGAAAATTACCAGGCAAATGTAGGTCAAGCTAGGGCTTTCTATGTGCGGATCAGAGACCCTCAATTCAACCCTTTGGGCTTCGATGTTATATCTGAGAGTAAGAGATTCCACTTCGGGGTGGCGGACATTTTCGACGTGCTTGGTGTGCCATGTGGCGAGGTACAGATCGATGAGGGGAACTTGGATACAAGTCGACCCCGCGATGAGTGGGCTCGCTTTTTGTGTGGGTGAGTTGCCTAATGAAAGCGAGGGGAGCAAGGGCACGATCTGAGCTCGATCAACCTTATCTCAGAGTACCGGGGACTTCATCATATTTGCACCTAAAATGTGTACCCGAGGTTGTTGAACCGCTCCTAGTACTCCCGCTATATGGTAGAGTTTTTATATTAGGGGGGTAGGGAGCAGATGTGTGCCTTCCCAGCGTAGTACTTCACTAGATTGTGTTAGTCGTAAGAGTAACGAGGAAGAGTGCATGCCTTCCGTTTGGTCGTTTGGTCTGTCAGTTGGCCTGACAGTACGAAGTAGGAGGATCAGATGGAAATCTAGTACCGACACATCTGTTGGGCGACGATATATTGAATAAGATGAGATAGGCCCCAAGCAGCGACAGGCCCACATCGACTAGTACGGGGATGCCGACgaaggggaagaagagagcgaTGAGAGTGACGAGGATGAGGACGAGAATAAGAATGAAGATGAGGGTGAAGCTGAAGGGCCCGAGCGAGCTGAGGAAATTGAAGGAGTTGGCAGGGGGTCCCTTACCATCCCAGATATACGCGAGCGCTTGGATGCGCTCAAGGTTGAGGTAGCAGAGATCAAGGAGAACTAAGCCAAGCACCAAGCGAAGTAGGAAAAATGGAATAAGAAAATGTATCGGGCCATAAAGACCCTGATCTGGTGCAGCAAAGGGGAAGAAGCACCCCCACTCTCTCCCGACTCAGACACGTAGCACCATAACCTTACTGATGAATAGTAGTTTACTTTAATGAAGTTAGGCCTAATTGCACGTACTGAAGGATGCTTAGAACTTTTGCTTAACTAGATTGTATTTTCTTTACGTTTAGCCTGTCTAGTAATGCTTGTAATCCATACTGTAACATGTAACTGGCCGTATCAATGGCATTTTGAAATCAATGtgaatgtatggattgccttgaaatATCTTCTTGTCATAAATTGCATCGTGTTTACGGTTACTTATAAGTTTTGGATATAACCCATAGgtcttgtatgtatgtatgtatgtggctTATGTTTAAAGGATGTTTTAGTGATTAACACTCTAAGGAACTTCTTTCCAGGAAAGATGCCCCCTATGAGTGAAGCTCGTTTTGTCCGCCTACCTCATGGCGGCCTAGTCAAGAGGGACCAAATCCCCGAAGATCAACAAGGCCCCCAAGGGGCGAGCGGTTCCCAAAATACGAGTAGCACTACCCAAGAGGCGGCCTTGAATGTGCCACCACCGCAAGCAGATACACCCGCACATCCCCCGCCACAGGCCACCAATCAAATGGATCAGATGTTGCTTCtcatgcagcaacaacaacaaatgaTGGCTACTATGATGGGAACTATGGCTCATAACATGGGTATGCCACAACCGGGGCAACCCGGCTTAGCCGCGCCCGCAAACAGCACAAACAATCTGTTCGAGTGGTTTCAAAGGTTTAGGCCGCCTATGTTTGCCGGCACCCACCGCCTAGAGGAAGCAGAATATtggctcaacagagtcaccaaaCTACTTCGGCCTCTCCACTGTTCAGAAGCGGAGAACGTTGAACTTATTTCTTACCTCTTCGAGAAAGAGGTAGACCTATGGTGGGAAAGCATACTTAGGTCCTTTTCCGAGAACcacgtatggacgtgggaagcgTTTGAGGGCCGCTTCAATCAGAAGTACCTCCATCAGACATACCAGCACGAGAGGGAAAGTGAATTCCTTTGCCTCCAACAAGGACGAATGACCGTAGCACAGTACAAGAACCACTTCACTGAACTGTCGTGCTACGCTTTCCAAATGATCACAGAAGAGGTGACTAAGATGTGGTGATTCATGGAGGGCCTGAGGAGCAGtatccgctcgaagatgtgctatgCAAGCATTAAGACCTATGCTGAGCTCGTTGAGATGTCGATACGAGCGGAACAGGATGAGGAGCGAGTCTCATGGACCCATTCACAGCTAGGGCCATGAAATAGGATGGAGGGACCGTCCTCTTCTTTTGTCGGGAAAAGGCCGTGCCCAAATTTCCTACCTAGGCTAGCTGCCACACCGGCTCCTTCTATAAGACCTATACAAATATGCAACTACTGTAAGAGGACCGGTCACTCTGAGCCATACTGCTTCACGAGGATGAAGGGCCTCAGTTTCACAGCTTCACAACTCATTAATGGACCCCCACAGCAGGTCTTGCAGATTCCTCCTCTACGGACGATGGGGCCTAGCCAGCAGTTTCGTCGTCCTCCGTTACCTCAAGTTAGGCTGCCACAATGGCCTATACAACAACCGAACCTCATGCAGCAAGCTCGGGTCTATGCACTAGCGGCAGAGGGCCAAAATGCAGTCACCCCCACTCCTAAAgccttcgaggtgacagcccAAATACAAGGTACCCCCatatttctgttagtggacaccgggtccataGCTTCTCTCATATCGCATGCAACCGTCAAGCATCTAGGACTATACCCTACCCCCTTCGTAGGAGTAATGATCATTGCCGCCGTCGGTACTTTCTCAGAAGCAACGAAGATATGTCGTGATTGCCTCATTGACTTAGGATGCAAGGTAGCGCTTGTGGATTTAATAGTGACCAAGATCTTCCATTTTGATGTCATCCTAGGAATGGACTGGTTGACTatgatgaaggcagagattgaatGTGACACTCTGCCAGTGAGAATATAAGAGGATGACGGCACTTCCCTCACGTTCGTAGGATTTTGTGTTATGCTTTATTGGAGGAGGGTTATGATGAACCCTCGATAACATGCACACCCGTTGTCTAAGATTTTTGGGACGTGTTTAAGGCCATATCTGGACTTCCTCCTCGatgtgagatagacttcacgatcgatCTAACTCCAGGTGTCACGCCCATTTCCTTGCCTACTTACCGCATGCCCCCAAGTGAGATGGAAGAGCTAAGGTCTCAAATTAACAAATTGCTAGAGTCAGGCTTTATCCGACCTAGTGTATCGCCATGGGGAGCCCCAgtcttatttgtgaagaagaagtatGGTTCATTACGATTGTGTGTAGATTACAGgggattgaaccaagtgacggttcggaacaaatacccgttgcccaaaattgatgacttgttcgaccaGCTGAGGGGTGCTTAATACTTCTTAAAAATCGATCtacaatcagggtaccatcagctgTGAGTCAGGGATGAGGATATATAGAAAACGGCCTTCAGAACctgctttggccattatgagttcctagttATGTCGTTCGGGCTACCCAATGCTCCAgcggtattcatggatctcatgaacagagtcttcaggcCGTTCTTATACAGATTTATGATAGTATTCATTGACAacatattgatttattcaaaGAGCCGTGAGGAGCATGAAGAACATTTAAGGGTGCTCCTTGAAACCCTTAAGAAAAATCAGTTATTTGCACAATTTAAGAAATGCGAAttctggaaggaggaggtcaaATTTTTAGGACATGTGGTATCCGAAGAAGGTATTTCCATGGACCTCGCCAAGGTGGCGGTTGTGCAAGATTGGAAGCAACCAAAATCGATTACGGAGGTGAGAAGTTTCCTCGGTCTCGCCGATTATTATCGaagattcattagagacttttcaaAGATAGCCCGGCCGCTATCCCAGCTTACACAAAAGGACCTCAAATTTACTTGAAATGAGAAGGCGGAGGCGGCCTTCCAAGAGTTGAAAGATAAATTGACATCAACACCTTTGCTTGTGCTACCTAAGCAAGGGATCAAGTACACTGtctatactgatgcctctcgtgtGGGCTTGGGTTGCGTActcatgcagaaggacagggaAATTGCTTATGCATCTCGGCAGttaaggaaacatgaggagaactaccctgcACATGACCTCGAACTTGGGGCGGTGGTGTTTGCGCTGAAGATATGgtgacactatctctatggtgaAGAATTTGAGCTCTTCtatgaccataagagcctcaagtatatCTTTACTAAGAAGGATCTGAACATGAGGCAGCGTCGCTGGATGGAGacgttgaaggacttcaagtttgatgtCTCGTATCACCCTGGTAAAGAAAATTTGGTGGCGGACGCCTTGAGCCGCAAAAGGGCGCTCGAGTTTGTGGCCCCATTGATGGTGagagaatgggacatgatggagtttgtgcgagacttcaacATGAAATTAATCGTAGAGGAACCATTTGAGATCATAGCTCACATTCAGGCCCAACCAATGATTAacagtaaaatcattgaagcccagAAGGGCGATGAGTTACTGGAAAAGATGAGAGAAAGTGCAAGGGGTGATGTGGAGTCTGAGTGGAGGATCAGTACTGATGGGGGATTGCGGTACCGTGGCCGCCtttgcgtcccaaatcttcaagGACTACGAGAAGAGGTCCTAAATGCCGCTCACAACTCCAAGTtggtgatgcatcctggtagtactaAGATGTACCGGGATCTGAGGTgaaactattggtgggacaacatgaagaaggaaatagcggagtatgtgtcccgatgcctcacgtgTCAAATGGTCAAAGCCGAGCACCGCCGATCGCCAGGCCTTTTACAACCcctgcccatagtagaatggaaatgggacttcatatcaATGGATTTTATTTCCGGTTTGCCCAAGACTAGAAAAGGGCATGActcatatgggtgattgtggaccagttaaccaaatcagcccacttTCTGCCGATAAAGACTTCTAGCTCCACTGAGGATCTAGCCAAGCTATAGATCAAAGAGTTTGTACAACTTCATGGCGTCCCATTGGAAATTATGTCGGACCGGGACACTCGATTCACGTCAATCTTTTGGACCCACATCCAGGAAGCTATGGGAGTGAAGTTAAAATTTAGCACCGCCTTCCACATGCAGACAGATGGGAAAACTGAGCGGGTGAATTAGATACTGGAGGACATGTTATGGGCTTATGTACTAGACTTTCAAGAGAGTTGGTATAACTGCCTCCCAtatgccgagttcgcctacaacaatagctatcaggctaGAATTGGCATGGCGCCTTACAAGGCTCTGTATGGGCGTCTGTGCCGAGCCCCACATTGTTGGGAGGaaattggcgagaagagtttgctaGGGCCGGACTTAGTACGGATTACGACCGAGAAGATTGGGATTATTCGACGTCGCCTCTTGACAGCCTAAAGCAGACAGAATAGCTATGCCGACACTAGACAGAGGGACTTGgaatttgaagctggggaccaCGTGTTTCTCAAAATCTCCCCAATGAAGGGTGTTGTATGCTTcagcaagaagggaaagctcacgccacgATTCATTGGGCCCTTCCAGATTTTGGATCACGTAAGTACAGTTGCTTATCGCTTGGCCCTACATACGCCACTCACCGGAGTTCACAATGTCTTccatgtatccatgttgaagaagtacatcCTTGATCCTTTGCATATCATTAGATGGGAACATGTAGAGctcaagaaaaatgccacatataTTCTCTGACCCACTAAAatactagataggaaggagcaagtcctatGCAACAAGGTCATCCTATTGGTCAAGGTACTATGAACCCATCACaatgaagaagaggccacttgggagacggaagTAGAGGTCCGTAAGCATTACCCAAGCCTGCTAAATCAATATgaacaggtacaaatttcgatgatgaaatttatttataaggggggtagattgtaacgtcccgtccaaccagaacagtgtcctgagacgtccacgtaggatttgccgcaggaccctTCACTTAAACTACTCGTGGTGGGGTACCACAAGTGAATTAACCTAAGATtagccgtttacacttagcagcagcccgtgcgggccaCACAGCGACTGAGGAagatcagaaaaatctaaaaatttagggaaccatataTCTCATTGGGCTTCTGGTCCATTGCAGACCACGGACTCAGTGGACACCTAGAAATTAATGATCCGCGCCGTTCCAATGACACTTGCAAAACGCAACCCACCCAaggccagaattgaaatctggcgcttataaataaatcagagattcCAGGCTTTCCAgctgtcggatctcttctacatttacgatgaaggtctaatgtatttttttacgcCCATCCACAGAATCTGGGactcgatcgtggaacggtgaccattgatcacAAATCAAACTcatacgaccaaaccccatatctgatcgtTCCCAaaatttgcatggcccttcatcgggccgtggggcacctatcctataaattttatggccagagggccaccagaacctcCCTAAAAATTGGAATGGGTCCCACAGGGCCACTTAAAGGTCGAAACCGTATGATCAAGCCCCATATCCATTCacccgtttgttcccaaattttacatggcgCCTCATCGGGACATGGGACACctatacaccaaatttggtggccaagggggtgttaGGGCCACCCCAAAACCAATAGGGAGTCTTAAAGGGCCATTGTGGGCATTTGAGGAAACTtgaggccaaagggcccaagtctaggaaataaagccctagctctctcataactccctcctttactacaaccactaaatagagagaagggagagcaagagagtaaggtgagaagaaagagagagtgaagaagagtgtgggtggaccttagatcgaggtagGGCCAAAGGAAACCaatcttgcaactctctacccttCTCCAAGAAAACCCTACACCTCAACTACAAGAATCATTtctgttgatcgtctaggtaaatctctcatccctttttcttgaaacccttgtgttgagaagggattggcatgaatttctaacatgcaagtgcttgctttagggattccggccgatcgaccccaaGGTCCTCATTCTTAAGTCATTTCTGatatctcaacgatccataggtgtggactattatccttaagtgACCTAGTACCAATTATACTAt is a genomic window of Magnolia sinica isolate HGM2019 chromosome 15, MsV1, whole genome shotgun sequence containing:
- the LOC131226875 gene encoding uncharacterized protein LOC131226875: MRQRRWMETLKDFKFDVSYHPGKENLVADALSRKRALEFVAPLMVREWDMMEFVRDFNMKLIVEEPFEIIAHIQAQPMINSKIIEAQKGDELLEKMRESARGDVESEWRISTDGGLRYRGRLCVPNLQGLREEVLNAAHNSKLVMHPGSTKMYRDLR